The genomic stretch TTTTAAATTACTTTTATTGTCTTTCTTCTCATTTATTTTTGAATTCTTTAAAAAAATAGAAATTTATTTATTGAAAAAGTCTATAATAAAATAAAATTTTTTTAATCAATATTGTTCAGGTTTTAATTAAAATAAAAAGATTTAAGGCATAACTTATAAAGTTACACCCATATCGAGCTGTTCAGTGAGCTCTTTGTATCTGTTACGAATAGTTACTTCAGTTACACCAGCAATGTCTGCAACATCTCTTTGAGTTTTTCTCTCACCGAGAAGTACAGATGCAATGTATAGCGCTGCTGCTGCAACTCCTGTAGGTCCTCTACCTGAAGTAAGACCTTTTTCCATTGCTTTTTCAATTATTTCAATTGCTTTTGATTGCACTTCACCAGATAAGCTTAATTCACTCGCAAATCTTGGAACATAATCTACTGGTGACGTTGGTGGTAATTTTATGTTAAGTTCACGGGTTAAGAACCTGTAAGTTCTTCCCACTTCTTTTTTACTTACACGTGATACTTCAGCAATCTCATCAAGGGTTCTTGGAACGTTACATCTTCTGCATGCTGCATATAGCGATGCTGCAACTACTCCTTCAATACTTCTCCCTCTAATGAGCTTGTTTTCCACAGCACTTCTGTAAACAACAGATGCTGCTTCTCTCACGCTTCTTGGTAAACCTAACCTTGATGAATCTCTATCAAGTTCACTTAATGCAAAGGCCAGGTTTCTTTCTGTAGCACCAGAAATCCTTATTTTTCTCTGCCATTTTCTTAAACGATACCATTGAGCACGGTTTCTTGCAGGGATGTCTCTACCATAGATATCCTTATTCCTCCAGTCGATCATGGTACTTAAACCTTTATCGTGGATTGTATAAGTAATTGGAGCACCCACCCTTGTTCTTTTATCCCTCTGCTCATGGTCAAAGGCTCTCCATTCTGGCCCCATATCAACAAGATTATCATCTATAACCAGACCACATGCACCACATACAATTTCTCCGCGTTCGTGGTCGTTGATTAACTTTTCAGAATCGCATTCTGGGCATTTTGTTTCTACTTTTTCGATTTCTGAAACATCTACCTTCATTCTTTCTTTCGTTTTTTCCGCCCCCATCTTTTTGTAGGTTTTGATGATACAAACAATGTCTCTCCAACTCGGTTCTTTAAGTTTTTAGAGTTTTTTGCATAGACTTTAACTGAAATATATGGCTTTTTTGTAGGTCCAAATACGTCAATAACAGTTCCAATTCTTTTTTTATCATCCGTAAAAACAGGCAAGCCAAAACCAGGCGTTTGATCAGATCTCACTATTATTCTACCCTTGTTAGAGAAATGCGAGATTATTCCCAATTTTTTCATTTATCATCATACCGATAATTTTATATATTATAAATAGTGTTAAGAAGTTATATATAAATGTTTCGATATTTTTAAATATTAAATATTAACCTATAATATATATTTTTTGATATAATCCTAGAATATAAAAAAACAATCAATGAATACAATTAATTTAATACGGAATTATACCTGAATTTTCACATTACTTTTCTTATCTCTGTATTTTTTTCCATAGTAAAAAGTAGTAATTGCTCCAATAAATGTGGGCATTATATAAGTTACCAGTCTATCCAGCAATGATGTAGCGAGAACAACATCTGCAGGGACACCGACAGGTATGAAAAGAGCCACCATAGTACCCTCACGAATTCCCAAAGATCCAGGTATTGCAGGGATTATAGAAACTAAAATAGCTATGGTATAAATTATTATCATGGGTATTATTGGAGGATAATAACCTATCGCTACAAATGTCAAATAAAATCGGAGATTATCTATACCCCATATTAAAAATGAAAGAAATACACCCAAAATAAACATTCTATGATCCCTTAACACTCCCTGGAAACCTGAAGTAAATGTTTCAATATATTCAATTAATTTATTTTTGACATTTGTAAATGAAGTTTCTCTGGAAGTTATTTTTTTTGCATATGGATATATACGCCTTGCTAGCGATATTATTACTTTTGTAGCAACTTCTTTTTTAAGACCAACATATATTATCAATCCAAAAAAGATCATTGTAATTATTATCATTATACTGACCACTAAACTGGTCCAGAAACCAATATTTAAAGTAAATATCAGATATGCTGCAAGTGTAGAAACTAATAAAAATGGGAAAAATTCAAAAACTCTATCAGCAGTTGCAGAAGCAAAACCTGTCTCAAAAGGAATATCTTCAAATTTATTTAGAAGATATG from Methanobacterium sp. encodes the following:
- a CDS encoding transcription initiation factor IIB produces the protein MKVDVSEIEKVETKCPECDSEKLINDHERGEIVCGACGLVIDDNLVDMGPEWRAFDHEQRDKRTRVGAPITYTIHDKGLSTMIDWRNKDIYGRDIPARNRAQWYRLRKWQRKIRISGATERNLAFALSELDRDSSRLGLPRSVREAASVVYRSAVENKLIRGRSIEGVVAASLYAACRRCNVPRTLDEIAEVSRVSKKEVGRTYRFLTRELNIKLPPTSPVDYVPRFASELSLSGEVQSKAIEIIEKAMEKGLTSGRGPTGVAAAALYIASVLLGERKTQRDVADIAGVTEVTIRNRYKELTEQLDMGVTL
- a CDS encoding Gar1/Naf1 family protein; protein product: MKKLGIISHFSNKGRIIVRSDQTPGFGLPVFTDDKKRIGTVIDVFGPTKKPYISVKVYAKNSKNLKNRVGETLFVSSKPTKRWGRKKRKKE
- a CDS encoding UPF0104 family protein codes for the protein MQSTTHYLKSHKWEISITFIAGAFIIFLVSFLVGLDDILTVLSKTDFRIMIITLLIEFIIITFWTLRWKLILNVLHSAPKYKQVLLMMFTSLFGNNVTPGSAGGEPLRAYLLNKFEDIPFETGFASATADRVFEFFPFLLVSTLAAYLIFTLNIGFWTSLVVSIMIIITMIFFGLIIYVGLKKEVATKVIISLARRIYPYAKKITSRETSFTNVKNKLIEYIETFTSGFQGVLRDHRMFILGVFLSFLIWGIDNLRFYLTFVAIGYYPPIIPMIIIYTIAILVSIIPAIPGSLGIREGTMVALFIPVGVPADVVLATSLLDRLVTYIMPTFIGAITTFYYGKKYRDKKSNVKIQV